In a single window of the Puniceicoccus vermicola genome:
- a CDS encoding efflux RND transporter permease subunit, producing MLNHWIESVLRNKLVVVLLTLAVMGAGYLSYKKLPVDAFPDVSPALVQVFTVTSGLGPEEVEKFVTFPVEASMSGLPKVTEIRSVSNFGLSVVSIYFEEGTDIYFARQVVGERLGEAREAIPDGFGEPEMGPISTGQGLVLYYNLIDTTGEYSLEDLRSLQDWVVKFNLQTVPGVTEVLGIGGFVKQFQVNVDPDALLRYNVSLHDLIERIEENNENVGGQFLERNGEMFILRSEGLADGMDDLKSIIVSHEDGTPVYLEEVADVEIGGEIRQGLQTRNGIEEVVSGMVIKLYGTNSSTVIEAVENKLGEIQEALPEGIVIDPYYEQKTLVEGAVNTVTSALLQGIILVVLVLLLFIGGFRPSLVVALAIPFSVLIATTAMYYFGISANLMSLGGLAIAIGMMVDGTIVMVENTDRLMRTSAGSESKIRIIARACQEVAKPITFATLIVVLVFIPLFTLQGVEGKMFRPLAYTVSLAMFGSLIYALFGAPVFAALFLPNLSRRNKETEEKPQEIWVVRALVAVYRPVVSFFVRLRWLAVGLAAALLLVGLWVFPKLGSEFTPRLMEGDIIANLTMAPSVSLAETQRNTMIAERRLLEIPEIEQAISRIGRGEVGAHGDPVNTVHMMVVLKDPSEWRDGFTQADVENAMREKLEGMPGVQANMTQPIQLSVDELIGGTKAQLAIKLFGPDLDILKEKGEDIANVVREVDGAADVQAGQITGAPQIVIRPDREAVSRYGFNLSEVQALIEAAVGGVEAGQIYEGVRRFDIYVRYQKDARDTVEDLGALIIRTPEGAMIPLGEIALIEEITGPLSIVRENTQRYLQIQSNVVGRDIGSFVEEAQKAIDAEVDLPPGYLVTWGGQYELQKEANQRLLVVVPITLALIALLIYLSFTSLKNTALILLNIPLALVGGVVALWIAGENLSVPSSIGFIALFGIALGNGMVLVTYLNQLFREGMDIHVVSVKAACLRVRPVLMTAGTTALGLVPLLLATGPGSEVQRPLAIVVIGGLVSSTILTLLVLPALYKWFAVSLPREPSTSAGSQPIRTKTF from the coding sequence ATGTTGAATCATTGGATTGAATCCGTTCTGCGGAATAAACTCGTCGTCGTCCTTCTTACCCTGGCGGTGATGGGCGCGGGATATTTGAGCTATAAGAAGCTTCCGGTGGATGCATTTCCGGACGTGTCGCCAGCACTCGTGCAGGTCTTTACCGTCACTTCGGGATTGGGCCCGGAGGAAGTGGAAAAGTTTGTCACCTTCCCGGTCGAGGCCTCCATGAGCGGCTTACCCAAGGTTACCGAGATTCGATCGGTCTCCAACTTTGGGCTCTCGGTGGTGAGCATCTATTTTGAAGAGGGCACGGACATCTACTTTGCCCGGCAAGTGGTGGGGGAGCGGCTCGGCGAGGCTCGAGAAGCGATCCCCGATGGTTTTGGCGAACCAGAAATGGGACCGATTTCGACAGGGCAGGGGCTGGTGCTCTATTACAACCTGATCGATACCACGGGTGAATATTCTCTGGAGGATTTACGGTCGCTGCAGGACTGGGTCGTGAAGTTCAACTTGCAGACGGTGCCTGGTGTGACCGAGGTCCTGGGCATCGGCGGCTTCGTGAAGCAGTTCCAGGTCAATGTCGATCCCGATGCGCTTCTTCGTTATAACGTATCGCTTCATGATCTGATCGAGCGGATTGAGGAGAATAACGAAAATGTCGGAGGGCAGTTCCTTGAGCGAAACGGGGAAATGTTCATTCTCCGCTCCGAGGGACTGGCCGACGGGATGGATGATCTGAAGAGCATCATCGTGAGCCACGAGGACGGGACACCGGTCTATCTGGAGGAAGTCGCCGACGTTGAGATCGGTGGAGAGATTCGCCAAGGGCTGCAGACAAGAAACGGAATTGAAGAGGTTGTTTCCGGGATGGTGATCAAGCTCTATGGCACCAACTCTTCGACGGTGATTGAGGCCGTAGAGAACAAGTTGGGAGAGATTCAAGAAGCCTTGCCGGAGGGGATTGTCATAGACCCTTACTACGAACAGAAAACGTTGGTGGAAGGAGCGGTGAACACCGTCACCAGTGCTTTGCTTCAAGGGATCATTCTGGTCGTCCTGGTGCTATTGTTGTTCATCGGAGGATTTCGACCGAGCTTGGTGGTCGCCTTGGCGATTCCATTCTCGGTGCTCATTGCCACGACGGCTATGTACTACTTTGGCATCTCGGCGAACTTGATGTCCCTGGGGGGATTGGCCATCGCGATCGGGATGATGGTCGACGGGACGATTGTCATGGTGGAGAATACGGATCGCCTGATGAGAACATCGGCAGGCAGCGAGAGTAAGATTCGGATCATTGCCCGGGCCTGCCAGGAGGTGGCGAAGCCGATTACTTTTGCCACCCTGATCGTGGTCCTGGTCTTCATCCCTCTCTTTACCCTGCAGGGAGTCGAGGGGAAGATGTTCCGCCCTCTGGCCTACACCGTCTCTTTGGCGATGTTTGGCTCGCTGATTTACGCACTCTTCGGGGCCCCGGTATTCGCGGCGTTGTTCCTGCCTAATCTTTCGCGGAGAAACAAGGAAACGGAAGAAAAACCTCAGGAGATCTGGGTCGTCCGTGCGCTCGTTGCCGTTTATCGTCCCGTCGTCTCGTTCTTCGTGCGGCTTCGCTGGTTGGCAGTGGGATTGGCGGCGGCTTTGCTGCTCGTCGGTCTATGGGTCTTTCCGAAACTTGGCTCGGAGTTCACGCCGCGACTTATGGAGGGCGACATCATTGCAAATTTGACGATGGCCCCTTCGGTATCCCTTGCGGAGACTCAGCGGAACACGATGATTGCCGAAAGGCGATTATTGGAGATCCCGGAAATCGAACAGGCGATCTCAAGAATCGGCCGTGGGGAAGTGGGAGCGCATGGGGATCCCGTCAACACCGTACATATGATGGTGGTGCTCAAGGATCCGTCCGAGTGGCGCGATGGCTTCACTCAAGCCGACGTCGAGAATGCGATGCGCGAGAAGCTTGAAGGGATGCCGGGCGTGCAGGCCAACATGACCCAGCCAATTCAGCTTTCGGTGGACGAATTGATTGGTGGAACCAAAGCGCAGCTGGCGATCAAGCTATTCGGGCCCGACCTCGATATCCTCAAGGAAAAAGGGGAGGACATCGCGAATGTCGTCCGCGAGGTCGACGGAGCGGCCGACGTGCAGGCTGGCCAGATTACCGGAGCGCCTCAGATTGTCATCCGTCCGGATCGTGAGGCCGTGTCGCGCTACGGGTTTAACCTCTCGGAGGTCCAAGCGTTGATCGAAGCCGCAGTAGGCGGTGTCGAAGCAGGTCAGATCTACGAAGGGGTACGCCGTTTCGACATCTATGTTCGTTACCAGAAGGATGCTCGGGATACGGTGGAAGACCTTGGGGCGCTGATCATTCGAACTCCTGAAGGAGCGATGATTCCCCTAGGCGAGATTGCTCTTATCGAGGAAATTACCGGGCCTCTTTCCATCGTCAGAGAGAACACCCAGCGATACCTGCAGATTCAGTCGAACGTTGTCGGGCGGGATATCGGGAGTTTTGTTGAGGAGGCCCAAAAGGCCATTGATGCAGAAGTCGACCTGCCTCCCGGTTATCTCGTGACTTGGGGAGGCCAGTACGAACTGCAAAAGGAGGCCAATCAGCGACTGCTAGTGGTAGTGCCCATTACCTTAGCGCTTATCGCGCTGCTAATTTATCTCTCGTTTACTTCCTTGAAGAATACGGCGTTGATTCTACTCAACATTCCTCTGGCATTGGTGGGAGGAGTTGTGGCCCTTTGGATCGCCGGAGAAAACCTGTCGGTTCCCTCGAGCATTGGCTTCATCGCTCTCTTCGGTATCGCCTTGGGGAATGGAATGGTGCTGGTGACCTATCTCAATCAACTCTTCCGGGAGGGGATGGATATTCATGTGGTGAGTGTGAAGGCCGCCTGTCTTCGGGTGCGTCCGGTCCTCATGACCGCGGGCACCACAGCTTTGGGGCTCGTTCCGCTTCTCCTGGCAACCGGACCGGGGAGCGAAGTACAACGGCCATTGGCAATCGTGGTCATCGGCGGATTGGTCTCTTCCACCATTCTCACTCTCCTCGTGCTGCCCGCGCTCTACAAATGGTTTGCGGTGAGCTTGCCACGGGAGCCAAGCACAAGTGCCGGATCGCAACCAATTCGCACGAAAACTTTCTAG